From a region of the Arachis ipaensis cultivar K30076 chromosome B09, Araip1.1, whole genome shotgun sequence genome:
- the LOC110267380 gene encoding probable serine/threonine-protein kinase At1g01540, translated as MVSCMMGTFCYVAPEYACTGMLTEKSDVYSFGILIMEIITVRSPADYSKPQGEVNLIEWLKAMVDNRKSEELIDLNLLENPSSKALKLCSVGCS; from the exons ATGGTGTCTTGTATGATGGGGACATTTTG TTATGTTGCACCGGAGTATGCATGCACTGGAATGCTGACTGAGAAGAGTGATGTTTATAGCTTTGGGATACTTATTATGGAAATAATTACCGTAAGAAGTCCTGCTGATTATAGTAAACCCCAAGGAGAG GTTAATTTAATTGAGTGGTTGAAAGCTATGGTTGACAATAGAAAATCAGAGGAACTCATTGATCTGAACCTTCTTGAAAATCCATCTTCAAAGGCTCTTAAGCTTTGCTCTGTTGGTTGCTCTTAA
- the LOC107618050 gene encoding mediator of RNA polymerase II transcription subunit 32, with product MDNVVDSLNNAYQDFIAAASTVLEAKESAGAQKTTATDVALENFKQKWELFRVACDQAEEFVESLKQRIGSECLVDEATGAGKPGQATMTGLPPISAVRLEQMSKAVRWLVIELQNGSGAAAANSSQSHASAPFDARFSEDSAP from the coding sequence ATGGACAACGTGGTTGATTCTCTAAACAATGCCTATCAAGATTTTATTGCTGCTGCGTCGACTGTGCTTGAAGCCAAAGAAAGTGCAGGTGCCCAGAAAACAACAGCAACTGATGTTGCTCTAGAGAACTTCAAGCAGAAGTGGGAATTATTTAGGGTGGCATGTGATCAAGCCGAGGAGTTTGTGGAGTCTTTGAAGCAGAGGATAGGATCAGAGTGTCTGGTAGACGAGGCGACAGGTGCAGGAAAACCCGGACAAGCTACCATGACTGGTCTTCCTCCCATCAGCGCAGTTCGGCTGGAACAAATGAGTAAAGCGGTCCGGTGGCTAGTGATTGAATTGCAGAATGGATCTGGAGCCGCTGCTGCTAATTCATCCCAATCCCATGCCTCAGCTCCTTTTGATGCCAGGTTCTCTGAAGATTCTGCTCCATAG